One window of the Oncorhynchus mykiss isolate Arlee chromosome 5, USDA_OmykA_1.1, whole genome shotgun sequence genome contains the following:
- the LOC118964720 gene encoding piggyBac transposable element-derived protein 4-like: MAARFTAAQVLEQILSSVDQEDYSDCQEEEEEEVSEDEDGEEYNPERREVDDASSPSSEGEQPEEEPPEDEHEDEREDRGEEEISSAPDQREPPLLSKNGKIEWSPVAYGRRSRSRGALAICQVGPDQTPGPTAYAATQARDIASAFHLFVTPAIERIIVEMTNLHGARKYGDGWRPMDATDLRAYVGLLILAGVYRSRGEAAASLWDAESGRTVFRATMPLKVFHRYSRLLRFDDRQSRPARLATDKLAAIREVWDLWEARLPALYNPGPDVTVDEQLVPFRGRCPFRQYIPSKPAKYGIKSWVACDAKSSYAWKMQVYTGKAAGGGPEKNQGMRVVLDLTTGLSGRNVTCDNFFTSYDLGQRLLERNLTMVGTVRKNKAELPPALLQSRGRQVLSSRFAFTPTATLVSYLAKRNKNVLLLSTLHTEGHVSDRRDRKPALILDYNCNKGGVDNLDKVVGTYSCRRMTARWPLVVFHNILDVSSYNAFVIWREIKPDWMPGKRNKRRVFLEQLGKALVKPLIQRRQHLPRTEAASALVKVLQSATAAEAAAAAAAAEAPRDQQRQGPAADTAAAPLVAPATGASKRKRCQLCPPKKDSKTHTVCCRCKKYICKGCSHAYCHTCAHWAFSQDGTG, translated from the exons ATGGCCGCGCGTTTTACGGCCGCGCAGGTTCTAGAACAGATCTTGTCCAGCGTGGACCAAGAAGACTACTCGGAttgccaggaggaggaggaggaagaggtttcGGAAGACGAAGACGGGGAGGAATACAACCCCGAGCGCCGCGAGGTCGACGatgcctcttctccctcttccgaGGGAGAGCAGCCCGAGGAAGAGCCGCCCGAGGACGAGCACGAGGACGAGCGCGAGGACCGCGGCGAGGAAGAGATCTCCTCGGCCCCGGACCAACGGGAGCCGCCGTTGCTGTCGAAAAACGGCAAAATCGAGTGGTCCCCCGTGGCCTACGGCCGCCGCAGCCGCAGCCGCGGGGCCCTCGCCATCTGCCAGGTCGGGCCGGACCAGACTCCGGGCCCCACGGCCTACGCCGCGACACAGGCCCGCGACATCGCGTCCGCCTTCCACCTGTTTGTCACGCCGGCGATAGAAAGGATCATTGTGGAAATGACGAACCTGCACGGGGCCAGAAAATACGGCGACGGCTGGCGACCCATGGACGCCACGGACCTGCGCGCCTACGTAGGGCTGCTGATCCTAGCGGGCGTCTACAGGTCCCGGGGCGAGGCCGCGGCCAGCCTGTGGGACGCCGAGAGCGGCAGGACCGTGTTCCGAGCCACCATGCCGCTCAAGGTCTTTCACAGGTACTCGAGGCTGCTGCGATTCGACGACCGCCAGTCGAGACCCGCCAGACTCGCCACGGACAAACTCGCGGCCATACGGGAGGTCTGGGACCTGTGGGAGGCGCGGCTGCCGGCCCTCTACAACCCGGGGCCCGACGTGACGGTGGACGAGCAACTGGTCCCGTTCAGAG GCCGCTGTCCTTTCCGTCAGTACATCCCCAGCAAGCCGGCCAAATACGGCATCAAGTCGTGGGTGGCCTGCGACGCCAAGTCCAGCtacgcttggaagatgcaagtGTACACCGGCAAGGCGGCCGGCGGAGGCCCCgagaagaaccaggggatgcgCGTCGTCCTCGATCTGACAACGGGCCTGAGCGGTCGCAACGTCACCTGCGACAACTTCTTCACCTCCTACGACCTGGGCCAGCGGCTCCTCGAGAGGAACCTCACCATGGTGGGCACGGTGAGAAAGAACAAGGCCGAGCTCCCGCCCGCGCTGCTCCAGTCCAGGGGCAGACAGGTCCTGTCCTCCAGGTTCGCCTTCACGCCCACCGCCACTCTGGTGTCCTACCTGGCAAAGAGAAACAAGAACGTGCTACTCTTGAGCACGCTGCACACAGAGGGCCACGTCAGCGATCGCCGCGACAGGAAGCCGGCCCTCATCCTAGACTACAACTGCAACAAGGGCGGCGTGGACAACCTAGACAAGGTGGTGGGCACCTACAGCTGCAGAcggatgactgcccgctggcccctggtcgtCTTCCACAACATCCTCGACGTGTCCTCCTACAACGCCTTTGTCATATGGCGAGAGATCAAGCCCGACTGGATGCCTGGCAAGCGGAACAAGCGCAGGGTGTTCCtcgagcagctgggaaaggcactggTGAAGCCGCTGATCCAAAGAAGGCAGCATCTGCCCCGCACCGAAGCGGCGTCAGCCCTTGTCAAAGTCCTACAGAGTGCTACGGCGGCTGAGGCGGCCGCGGCCGCGGCGGCGGCTGAGGCGCCTCGTGATCAACAGCGCCAGGGCCCCGCCGCTGACACGGCCGCTGCCCCGCTCGTTGCCCCGGCCACCGGGGCAAGTAAGAGGAAGAGGTGTCAGCTCTGCCCACCCAAGAAGGACTCCAAGACACACACGGTGTGCTGCAGGTgtaagaaatacatctgcaaaggctGTTCACACGCCTACTGTCACACTTGCGCACATTGGGCCTTTAGCCAGGACGGGACAGGGTGA